A genomic window from Carassius gibelio isolate Cgi1373 ecotype wild population from Czech Republic chromosome A11, carGib1.2-hapl.c, whole genome shotgun sequence includes:
- the LOC128022828 gene encoding E3 SUMO-protein ligase ZBED1-like: MEEVCDSSAAASSTVQNQPQDQEHPWPYLREFFSFSGVNKDSFKMKCVLCLPLNKEISAFKSSPSNLRKHIERMHPNYLKNYSKLTAQKRKIGTSTHASSSKQLKVDSVFPVKHVSPVTVNKAILRYIIQGLHPFSTVDLPSFKELISTLQPGISVITRPTLRSKIAEAALIMKQKVTAAMSEVEWIATTTDCWTARRKSFIGVTAHWINPGSLERHSAFALACKRLMGSHTFEVLASAMNDIHSEYEIRDKVVCTTTDSGSNFLKAFRVFGVENNDIETEARRCESDDTDSEGCGEGSDGVEFQDASRVLDQDDGFEFQLPKHQKCACHLLNLVSSVDAQKALSNEHYKKLYRSVFGKCQALWNKSSRSALAAEAVESESRLQLLRPNQTRWNSTFMAVDRILQICKEAGEGALRNICTSL; encoded by the exons ATGGAGGAAGTATGTGATTCATCAGCAGCTGCGAGCAGCACAGTCCAAAATCAGCCACAGGATCAAGAGCACCCGTGGCCGTATCTTCGCGAATTCTTTTCTTTTAGTGGTGTAAATAAAGATTCATTCAAGATGAAATGTGTCCTCTGTCTCCCGCTTAATAAAGAAATATCGGCCTTCAAAAGTTCGCCATCAAACCTAAGGAAGCATATTGAG agaATGCACCCAAATTACCTCAAAAACTACTCTAAATTGACAGCACAGAAGAGAAAGATCGGGACCTCCACCCATGCTTCCAGCAGTAAGCAACTGAAAGTTGACTCAGTTTTCCCAGTCAAACATGTGTCTCCAGTCACTGTGAACAAAGCTATATTAAGGTACATCATTCAAGGACTTCATCCTTTCAGCACTGTTGATCTGCCATCATTTAAAGAGCTGATTAGTACACTGCAGCCTGGCATTTCTGTCATTACAAGGCCTACTTTACGCTCCAAGATAGCTGAAGCTGCTCTGATCATGAAACAGAAAGTGACTGCTGCCATGAGTGAAGTTGAATGGATTGCAACCACAACGGATTGTTGGACTGCACGTAGAAAGTCATTCATTGGTGTAACTGCTCACTGGATCAACCCTGGAAGTCTTGAAAGACATTCCGCCTTTGCACTTGCCTGCAAAAGATTAATGGGCTCTCATACTTTTGAGGTACTGGCCAGTGCCATGAATGATATCCACTCAGAGTATGAAATACGTGACAAGGTTGTTTGCACAACCACAGACAGTGGTTCCAACTTTCTGAAGGCTTTCAGAGTTTTTGGTGTGGAAAACAATGATATCGAGACTGAGGCAAGAAGGTGTGAAAGTgatgacactgattctgaaggctGTGGTGAGGGAAGTGATGGTGTGGAATTCCAAGATGCCTCACGAGTCCTGGACCAAGACGATGGCTTCGAATTCCAGCTACCAAAACATCAAAAGTGTGCCTGTCACTTACTTAACCTAGTCTCAAGCGTTGATGCCCAAAAAGCTCTCTCAAATGAACACTACAAGAAACTATACAGATCTGTCTTTGGCAAATGCCAAGCTTTATGGAATAAAAGCAGCCGATCGGCTCTAGCAGCTGAAGCTGTTGAATCAGAAAGCCGGCTTCAGCTTTTAAGGCCAAACCAAACGCGGTGGAATTCAACTTTTATGGCTGTTGACAGAATTCTTCAAATTTGCAAAGAAGCAGGAGAAGGCGCACTTCGGAATATATGCACCTCTCTATAG